In Ancylomarina subtilis, the sequence CTTCCCAATGGTTTTTTATAGTCAGTTGTGGTCTTACTTTCGGATGCTGATAATTATTGAAAATGCTTCTTTAAACAGCAGTCTGTTTTATATTAGCATTTCCTATTTGAAACTGGTTATTTGTAATCTGAAGACTGTTGTCTTGTATCCATCCGTGTTTGCTTTGTTTTTATACTGATTATTTTCCACTATTTATAAAAATATGATCAGATAGTTTAAAGCGATCCAAATGTCCTCATTGTAATGAATAAAGATTTTGTAATTTTTAGCAAGAAGGATCTTTATACATACAGGAAGTGAAGTGTTAAAACCTCTATTTTAACACTTTCAAAACTTACATTATTTTTTATATCTGAACTATAATGCTCCCCATCGCTTCTTTTTGTCGTCAATAATAATTGTTTCTCTAGAAGGTATTTGTGTTTTATGTTGGTTTTGAATGAAGTGTGAATTACTATGGAGATGTTTTTTTTATATCACTAAAATTTTGTATATTAAGTATTTGTGTATACCTGCAGTGGTTTTTTTGTGTTTGTTCTAATTATAATGATTTTGTATTTTTTAGAATTCTCCTTACATTTGTCGCATAGAAACTAAAATTGATTATTCTAATCATAGAATCACATTTGTTCTTTTTTTGGATTAGTATTTAAATGGTATGGTTTTGCTTTTTGGAGATAAAAAAGGAAGGGTTAGAGTTTGGGAAAAACGTCTTTTTTAGTTTAAAAGTCATTTTTTATATGTGGGTTAATTAATTGTTGTTGTTCGTATGGACAGAGAGATGATATCTCGTGTTTTGTCTGTGATAATTGACTTTTAGTTTGGTGTTTTTATCCTTGTTTTTAGTACGTGAACATTGTTTCTGGAAATGTGGAACAAGGTTCACGAAGATTAGACTGAAACTTTAATAATGTTTAAGGAAATTATGATGTTATATAGGTTTAAGGTTGAAAAATGATTGTGTGAGCATTGAAAAAAAACTATCGGAATTATTAAATTCATACCCCTTCTCTCTAAGGATACTTGGTTAGCATTAGTTTGTTTTAAGTTTTTTCCGGGTAGTTCAAGCTTAGTGTCCTTGTTTTGAAAATCAATTGTTAAATGTGAAATCTTCATGGGTTTGTCATGATTAATTTGAAGGAATCATCAATCATATCGTTGTTTGATCGTTTTTTTTTTGTTGATGGAGAAGAGGCAGGTTACCAAAGGAATATGTGCTTGGGACTCGAAGGATATATATAGTTCCCAATGAATTTCCGGAAAATTTAATTGTTTATTTTATGAAATTTAGAAAGTTGAACAGGAGTATTCCTTCGAGAATATTGCTACTTGTTGTCGTTTTTTTTGCATTGGGAAAAGTTGATGGTATTGCCCAAAAAACGAACAAAGAGTATGTTAAGATTGGCGGAGCGTTGCGTTATAATATTTACGATAAAAGCTGGACTAAGGATAAAACTGAACCTCGATTTGCCTGGGATACTTGGCGTTTGAATGTAGATGCTCGAACTTCAGGTGTTGATTTGAGTTTTGAATACAGATTCTATCCTGGTGATGATACTCATTTTTTGCATCATGGTTATCTTGGTTATGCAATCAATGAGGATCTTTATATGAAGTTGGGTGTTTCTCAAGTCCCTTTTGGGATTACTAAATATGCTTCGCACTCCTGGTGGTTTCAGATGCCATACTATGTCGGTTTGGAGGATGATTATGATGCCGGAATAAAATTTGATTATACAGGAATTAAGAATCTGACTTTGAATGTTGGGTATTTTCGACAGGCTGAGCCGCAGGGAAGTCCGAATTTTTCTGCACGCTATTCTTATGACATAACGCCTTCTGAGGATGCTTCAATTGAGGAGCTCAACCAATTTAATATTAGAGTTGCTTACCAGCTAACTAAAAATGTAGAGCTGGGTTTCTCCGGTCAGTTTGGTCAAAATTACAATACCGTTCTGGAGGAAGCTGAAAATTCAACTGCTTTTGCCGGGCATGTTTTAGCAAATTTTGGGAAGTTCAACTTTAAGGGTGAGTATATCCGCTATGATTATGGTGCTAAAGATAACCTGGGGAATAGTCTAGATAAACTTCAGATGGGAGCTTACTCCTATGATTATAATGTTGCCGCCGAAGCAGATATTTATGTTGCCGGTTTGGCTTACTCTATGGATGTGGATTTTGGTCCAATTACTAATATACAAGCTTATGTGGATTACTCAATTATCGATAAGAGAAAAGCGGGTTTCGAAAGTTCGGAGCATTTGGTGCCCGGTTTCCTGATCACTGCAGGAAGTATTTATACTTATGTGGATTGGGCTTTTGGAAAGAATAATGCATGGTTGGGCTCTTGGACCAATGGATTAGCTGAGGGGAGTCCTGATGCAGATTGGGAAAGTCGATTCAATGTTAATATTGGTTATTATTTTTAAATAAAATATAATGGAAAAAACAAAGATAGCAGTTAAAGATCTGTATTTGATTTTCGGCTCTAAAAAGAAAGAGGCGTTGCGGTTAGTGAAGAAAGGGGTTGGTAAGCAAGAGGTTTTGAAAAAAACAAACTGCACTATAGCTGTGAAGAATGCAAACTTTGATATTAAAGACGGGGAGATTTTTGTGGTGATGGGACTTTCCGGTAGTGGTAAGTCTAGTTTGATTCGATGCTTGAATCGATTGAATATGTCTACCTCTGGAGAGATTCTTGTGAATGGGAAAAATGTGGTAAGTATGGACAAACAACAGTTGACCGACTTGCGACGTAAGGAGATGGCAATGGTGTTCCAGAATTTTGGATTGTTGCCGCACCGGTCCGTGGTTTCCAATACTGCTTTTGGACTAGAAATTCACGGGGTTGAGAAAGAGGAGCGAGAAAAGATTGCTATGGAAACATTGGCCACTGTTGGGCTTCAGGGGTACGAGTATAAGATGACTTCTGAGTTGAGTGGGGGAATGCAGCAACGCGTTGGTTTGGCTCGTGCTTTAACTACAGACCCTGAGGTTTTACTGATGGATGAAGCTTTTAGTGCATTGGATCCGCTTATTCGGAGTAATATGCAGGATGAGTTATTGGATCTGCAAAAGAAGCTAAAGAAAACGATTGTCTTCATTACTCACGACTTGGATGAAGCTCTTAAGTTGGGTGATCGTATTGCTATTATGAAAGATGGAGAAATTGTTCAGGTGGGAACTCCGGAGGATATTCTTGTAGAACCAGCAGACGACTATGTGAAGGCATTTGTTGAAAATGTTGACCGAAGTGCAATTGTAACTGCAGGATCTATCATGTTTACCGGAAAGGAGATAGGTAAGTTGATACTTGAAAAAGACGGACCTGCCCTGGCGCTGCGTCGTATGCGCGAAAGAGGTGTGGATCGTTTGCCAGTAGTGAACAAAAGTAATGTTTTCATGGGATGGGTGAAAGCCCAGGAGGTCGCTGAGCTCAAAAGGCAAAATGTGCGTAGCCTGGAAACGATTTTGATTGATGAGGTTCCTTTGGTAGATCCAAATACGTCGGCTGCTGATTTATTGCCCCTTTTTATCGATCATATCTTGCCAATAACGGTGGTGAACAGCGACAAAGAGTTGCTCGGAATTGTTGTTCACTCTTCTGCAATTGCAGAGGTGATTGGTAAGGAGAGAGGTGAAGTAATTCAAATAAAAGAAGATGGAGGGACTTATGATGGAGAAAATTAATATAGGAAAATATGTTGAGGCAGCGATTGAATGGTTGTCTATTAAGGGTGCACCCGTTTTTGATGCCATTAACAATGGAGTTGAGGCTTTGGTAGAAGGATTTCAGAACCTTCTGCTGGCACCACACCCTCTTGTTGTCATATTTTTGATAGCTGCCCTGGGGTATTATCTGGGGGCAGGCAGAAAGAATTTGCTAAAAAGGGCTGGTTGGAAAGAGGCTGGTGGGGTACTCCTTTTTACGATTTTCGGATTGTTGTTGCTATGGGGTATGAATTTCTGGGAAGAAACCATGCAGACCCTTACCTTGGTAATTGTCTCAACCCTTATTGCACTTCTAATTGGAATCCCATTGGGGATTTGGTCTGCCAGAAGTGATAGGGCACAACGTACCATTCGCCCTATACTTGATTTTATGCAGACTATGCCTGCCTTTGTGTATCTGATTCCGGCTATTCTTTTCTTTTCGGTTGGGAATGTTCCAGGGGTTGTGGCAACTGTTGTATTTGCGCTGCCACCTGGGGTACGCTTAACCAATTTGGGAATACGGAGTGTGCCTAAAGAGGTGGTTGAGGCGGCCTATTCTTTTGGGAGCACTCCACGACAAGTTCTTTATAAGGTGCAGATTCCTTTGGCTAAACCATCCATTTTGGCAGGGGTTAATCAGGTGATCATGCTTTCTCTTTCAATGGTGGTAATTGCTTCCATGGTGGGAGCTGCAGGATTGGGAGAAAAAGTGTACACTGGTATTTTAAAAGCCGATATAGGTCTGGGGTTCGAAGCTGGTCTTAGCATTGTGATTCTAGCTATTATTTTGGATCGTATCTCGCAGTCTTTGGGAGGTACACAGAAGAAAGAAAGTAAATAAAATACAATAATTTTAAAAAAAAAAATGGTAATAAATATCATGAAAGTAATCAAATTGCTCCCTATTGTTCTTCTGAGCTTAATTATGGTTCAGGGATGTAATCCTAAAATGAAGAATGATAAGAAAGAGGTGTTGACCCTGTATCCAAACTGGGCCGACTCTTTCAATGGTGGTAATTGCTTCCATGGTGGGGGCTGCAGGATTGGGAGAAAAAGTGTACATAGGTATTATACAAGCCAATATAGTTCTGGTGTTCGAAGCTGGTCTAGGCATTCTGATTCTAGCTATTATTTTGGATCGTATCTCGCAGTCTTTGGGAGGTACACAGAAGAAAGAAAGTAAATAAAATACAATAATTTTAAAAAAAATAAAATGATAAAAAATATCATGAAAATAATCAAATTGCTCCCTATTGTTCTTTTGAGCTTAATTATGGTTCAGGGATGTAATCCTAAAAAGAAGAATGAAAAGAAAGAGGTGTTGATCCTATATCCAAACTGGGCCGAAGGGGTTGCCTTTACTCACTTGGCTAAAGTTGCCCTTGAGGATATGGGGTATGCTCCAAAGGTGAAACCAATCGAGCCAGGGCCTATTTATGCCTCACTAGCCAAAGGTGATGCAGACCTTTTTCTTGATGCTTGGTTGCCAAATACACACAAAGAATATTGGGAAAAGTTTGGTTCTAAAATCGATAAGATTGGTGAAGCCTTTAGTGGAGGTACAACAGGTATTGTGGTGCCGTCTTATGTTGAAATTAACTCCATTGAAGAGTTAGCTGCATACAAGGATAAATTCGAAGGAAAAATTATTGGAATTGGTAGTGGTGCTGGGATACATGGCAATACTGAAAAGGCTATTGAAGCTTACGGTTTGGATTACAAGCAAATCACCTCTTCGGGCCCGGCAATGTTGGCGAGCCTAAAGAAGCGTATTCAGCGTAATGAATGGGTTGCTATCACGGGATGGAAGCCTCATTTTATGTGGGCGCAATTTGATATTAAATATCTTGAAGACCCGAAGGGAGTTTATCCTAAAGATGTATGCGCAATCCTGGCCCGCAAAGGATTTACTAAGAATTTTCCCGAATTGGCAACATTTTTCAGTAATTTTAATGTCACAGAAGATCAGTTGTATAGCCTCATGGCAATGATAGAGAAGGCTGACAGCCCTGAAATTGCAGCCCAAAAATGGTATAAAAAGAATAAGGATTTGGTGAAAAGCTGGATGATTAAAAAATAGATCTATATTTTTAATTAGTATTAAAAGAAAACAACAAGGAATCGTTAATTTCTTGTTGTTTTTTTATTTGAGTGCCTCGTTCTGATATAGTGTTATTGTTTAATAATTTGGATCGTAATATAGTAGGGAAAGGGGCTTTTGATTCTTTATATATATTTGAGATAGCGCGAATGGTGCTGTGTACAAAAAGAGTTTAATTTAAATTGATTAGAGTTCTTCTTTTAATTGTAAAAAGAAATTGAGGAAAAACTAATTGGTTGTAGTGTGTAGGTATAATAAAATTGAGATATATGCGTAAAATATTAGTGGTAGTAGGTTTGTTTTTATTGTTTTCATTACCAGTAATAAATGCTCAGGCTAATCAAGAAATTCAGATAGATTCTATAAATAAGCCTTTGTTTAAGCCGTTTATAGAAAGGTATATTTTAGATGAATTAAAGAGTTTGCGACGAGAGAATCTTGAATTGAATAAACAAGTTTCTGAAAAAATTGCACAAGCTAAGTTGGAGTCATCTGATAGAGCTATAAATTACACAACAAGTACAATAAATAATATTTTTTATATTATTACAGCAGCAGCTTCCTTACTCGTTTTATTGGGGTGGAAATCTTTAAGTGATATTAAAAAAACAATCAAAAAGGATACCAGTTCTAAAATACAACATCTTACAGCTGATTATGAAAGGCGTTTGGAAGTGATTGAGAAACAAGCAAAAGTGCGATCAGAGATAATTGTAGATACTCAAAATAAAATTAGTGTCACGAATTCTCTACACTCCTTGTGGATGCGCGCTGGGATTGAAAAAAGCGAGGAAGAGAAAATTTCGATTTACGATGAAATTTTGGAGATTAACCCCAATGATATTGAAGCAATGACATATAAAGCGGATGCTTTATTGGAAATCGGAGAGGTGCGATGGGCTCTCAATCTAGTGAATGCTGCAATTGAAAAGGATAATAAATATGCATTGGCTTTTTGGCAAAGAGCATGTGCTTATGCTCAGTTAGAAAAGGAGGTTGAAGCAATAAAAGACCTTGAGAAAGCTATTGAGTTATCAGAAACATTTGTCGATGAGGTTGGTAAAGAAATTCATTTCGATAAATTGAAGAACAATAAGAGATTTAAAGCTATTGTCAATAGTTAAAGTATCAAATTTGATTTTTGTTTTGCCAGATAATTGGGCTGTGGAGGTGTCTATTAATTGATTTTGTCTAATTATGAGTGCGTGCTTAGGTTGTGTTTTCTTTTTTTAAGCTCCTGTTTTCCATCTCCTTCTTCTTCTTCGAAGTTTTATCTTTTTTTCCAGTAATATCTTTAAATATTAATCCTAAGTGGTAGCTCATTGGTAGTGATGTTTCGGTTTTAAATACATATTCTACAGAACGAATATGCAAACAATTTTTATTTAGAAGTATTTATTTGATTAAAATTAAAGGGCATAAGTTGTTTGTCTAGTGAATATTGGCGTTGTTTTGCTTGGGTGCGGGAGGATTATTTCGGTTTGTGGTTTATCGGTTATTTATTATATTTGTTGTGCAGAAACAAAAATGCAAATATTTATGGTAGAAACTAAAGTTTACACATCTTTTTTAAAACCCGATAATTATCAAAGAGAATCTATTGTGGATTTTCTTCACACTCACCTGGAAGAATATGGTGATGAAAGGCAAGACATTGATAAGGCTGTAGCCTATGCCTTGAAAGAAAGAGCTTCCTTGGGAGGCTTTATTATCAAAGCAAAAAAAGCTGATGAGATTGTTGGCGTTGTTGTGGTTAATAGAACAGGAATGGAAGGCTATATTCCTGAGAATATATTGGTGTATATTGCGAGTCACAAGCGATGCAGAGGTCAGGGTGTTGGAAAACAATTAATGCAAGAGGCTATCGAATTAAGTCAAGGGGATATTGCTTTGCATGTAGAGCCTGATAATCCGGCTAAGTTCTTGTATGAGAAGTTAGGGTTTGAAAATAAGTATTTTGAAATGAGGTTTAAGAAATAATATTAAAATGGCGTATATAACTCTTGATGCTGGTAAGTTAAAGGCTAATTTTGATTTTTTAGATGAACTGTTTAATGGAAGGGGGATTAAATGGACAGTTGTTTCAAAACTGTTGTGTGGGAATGAATTATTTCTTGAAAACTTGGTTTCCTTAGGCGTGAAAAGTTTGTGTGATTCTCGTGTTTCGAATCTAAAAATGATAAAAACATTGGACTCCAATATTGAGACCATATATATAAAACCACCTCCAAAGCAGTCTGTTCGAGAGATTATACAATTTGCTGATATCAGTGTTAATACAGAATTAAAAACCATAGATTGGCTTTCTAAAGAGGCACAAAAACAAAATAAAACTCACAAAATAATCATTATGATTGAATTGGGTGAGTTGCGCGAAGGAGTTATGCGTGATGATTTTGTGAACTTCTATAAGAAAGTATTTGAATTGCCTAATATTGAGGTGGTTGGAATTGGAACCAATTTAACTTGTTTGAATGGTGTGTTGCCAAACGAAGATAAACTCATACAGTTGAGTCTTTACAGGCAGTTGATAGAAGCTAAATTTAATAAAAAGATTCCGCTGGTATCAGGAGGGGCTTCTGTTACAATTCCTTTAATTTATCATGATATTCTTCCTAGTGGAGTGAATCATTTTAGAGTAGGTGAATCTTTGTTTTTGGGAACCGACGTTTATAATGATAAGCCTCTTGAGGGATTAAATACAGATGTGTTTAAATTATATGCCGAGATTATCGAATTGATTGAAAAACCCATGGTTCCTGCTGGTGAATTCGGTACTAATCTTGAAGGTGAATCCTTAGAGGTGGATACAGAACACATAGGAGAAACCTCAAATCGAGCCATTATAGATTTAGGCCTACTTGATGTAGATAGTAATCATATTAGTCCGGTAGATGAATCTCTTAAACTTATTGGTGCAAGTTCTGATATGTTGGTTATTGATTTGGGCGAAAATAAAAATAAGTATAAGGTCGGTGGTTTGATCGAGTTTAGTCTGGATTATATGGGAGTCTTGAGGATTATGAGCTCAAGATATATAGAGAAACGGGTGTTTGTAAGTTAATCGTTAATTCTAAAACATAATTTTAATGCGAAATAATAAAATATTGAAGGAAGAAATTTTTGAATTTGTGGATAAAAATCAACCTGTTGGATTGGGTGAAATTCTTGCAGGTTTAAGCTTATCCCATTTTTCAGGTGCAAGAGTGGTACTGGATTTAATCAAAGAAAACAAGTTGAATTATTCTAGTCCAGGAAAAAAGATTGTTGTTGGATAAGTAAGCTCATTGATTTCAATGGCAAACACACTCTTTTGGGAGTGTTTTATTCGAGTTGAATGATTGTTCTTATTCAGGATAAAAATATGCTTCCCAATAAAATATTTTATCGCCACTATTCATTATAGTGGCTTTTTTGCCTTAATTTGTTTGGGCTACATAGCAAGTTTTTACATTATATTAGAAAATCCTGTCGAGATGTCTGAGTTTCATGTTTAGGCTGGCATAACATTTTCTGATACTTTGTTTCGCAACCGTATTTATTATTAGAAAAATTTAGAGCTGGTTTAAG encodes:
- a CDS encoding quaternary amine ABC transporter ATP-binding protein; amino-acid sequence: MEKTKIAVKDLYLIFGSKKKEALRLVKKGVGKQEVLKKTNCTIAVKNANFDIKDGEIFVVMGLSGSGKSSLIRCLNRLNMSTSGEILVNGKNVVSMDKQQLTDLRRKEMAMVFQNFGLLPHRSVVSNTAFGLEIHGVEKEEREKIAMETLATVGLQGYEYKMTSELSGGMQQRVGLARALTTDPEVLLMDEAFSALDPLIRSNMQDELLDLQKKLKKTIVFITHDLDEALKLGDRIAIMKDGEIVQVGTPEDILVEPADDYVKAFVENVDRSAIVTAGSIMFTGKEIGKLILEKDGPALALRRMRERGVDRLPVVNKSNVFMGWVKAQEVAELKRQNVRSLETILIDEVPLVDPNTSAADLLPLFIDHILPITVVNSDKELLGIVVHSSAIAEVIGKERGEVIQIKEDGGTYDGEN
- a CDS encoding ABC transporter permease, whose translation is MEKINIGKYVEAAIEWLSIKGAPVFDAINNGVEALVEGFQNLLLAPHPLVVIFLIAALGYYLGAGRKNLLKRAGWKEAGGVLLFTIFGLLLLWGMNFWEETMQTLTLVIVSTLIALLIGIPLGIWSARSDRAQRTIRPILDFMQTMPAFVYLIPAILFFSVGNVPGVVATVVFALPPGVRLTNLGIRSVPKEVVEAAYSFGSTPRQVLYKVQIPLAKPSILAGVNQVIMLSLSMVVIASMVGAAGLGEKVYTGILKADIGLGFEAGLSIVILAIILDRISQSLGGTQKKESK
- a CDS encoding glycine betaine ABC transporter substrate-binding protein, producing MIKNIMKIIKLLPIVLLSLIMVQGCNPKKKNEKKEVLILYPNWAEGVAFTHLAKVALEDMGYAPKVKPIEPGPIYASLAKGDADLFLDAWLPNTHKEYWEKFGSKIDKIGEAFSGGTTGIVVPSYVEINSIEELAAYKDKFEGKIIGIGSGAGIHGNTEKAIEAYGLDYKQITSSGPAMLASLKKRIQRNEWVAITGWKPHFMWAQFDIKYLEDPKGVYPKDVCAILARKGFTKNFPELATFFSNFNVTEDQLYSLMAMIEKADSPEIAAQKWYKKNKDLVKSWMIKK
- a CDS encoding tetratricopeptide repeat protein translates to MRKILVVVGLFLLFSLPVINAQANQEIQIDSINKPLFKPFIERYILDELKSLRRENLELNKQVSEKIAQAKLESSDRAINYTTSTINNIFYIITAAASLLVLLGWKSLSDIKKTIKKDTSSKIQHLTADYERRLEVIEKQAKVRSEIIVDTQNKISVTNSLHSLWMRAGIEKSEEEKISIYDEILEINPNDIEAMTYKADALLEIGEVRWALNLVNAAIEKDNKYALAFWQRACAYAQLEKEVEAIKDLEKAIELSETFVDEVGKEIHFDKLKNNKRFKAIVNS
- a CDS encoding GNAT family N-acetyltransferase, giving the protein MVETKVYTSFLKPDNYQRESIVDFLHTHLEEYGDERQDIDKAVAYALKERASLGGFIIKAKKADEIVGVVVVNRTGMEGYIPENILVYIASHKRCRGQGVGKQLMQEAIELSQGDIALHVEPDNPAKFLYEKLGFENKYFEMRFKK
- a CDS encoding alanine racemase, with protein sequence MAYITLDAGKLKANFDFLDELFNGRGIKWTVVSKLLCGNELFLENLVSLGVKSLCDSRVSNLKMIKTLDSNIETIYIKPPPKQSVREIIQFADISVNTELKTIDWLSKEAQKQNKTHKIIIMIELGELREGVMRDDFVNFYKKVFELPNIEVVGIGTNLTCLNGVLPNEDKLIQLSLYRQLIEAKFNKKIPLVSGGASVTIPLIYHDILPSGVNHFRVGESLFLGTDVYNDKPLEGLNTDVFKLYAEIIELIEKPMVPAGEFGTNLEGESLEVDTEHIGETSNRAIIDLGLLDVDSNHISPVDESLKLIGASSDMLVIDLGENKNKYKVGGLIEFSLDYMGVLRIMSSRYIEKRVFVS